Proteins encoded in a region of the Buteo buteo chromosome 11, bButBut1.hap1.1, whole genome shotgun sequence genome:
- the PUS1 gene encoding pseudouridylate synthase 1 homolog isoform X1 has translation MLRLRWGLRVVSCGLSAPGSAACGGPWRRLRSVLTMAEDLRAAVASPAKRLNSSSEVVERLEENGHQNKRLKRDADEEDVEDQSKKSPKRKIVLLMAYSGKGYHGMQRNVGSSQFKTIEDDLVSALVQSGCIPENHGEDMKKMSFQRCARTDKGVSAAGQIVSLKVRLIDDILEKINNHLPSHIRILGLKRVTGGFNSKNKCDARTYSYMLPTFAFAHKDHDVQEEVYRLDKETLAKVNKLLACYKGTHNFHNFTSQKGPRDPSAKRYIMEMYCGEPFVRENMEFAVIRVKGQSFMMHQIRKMIGLVIAIVKGYAAESIIERSWGEEKVDVPKAPGLGLVLERVHFEKYNRRFGNDGLHEPLEWTEEEEKIAVFKEQYIYPTIISTEREEKSMANWLNTLSIHDFNSSAVGMQANNKNSKNSSDLEGSDGCDDDSD, from the exons ATGCTGCGGCTGCGGTGGGGGCTGAGGGTTGTGAGCTGCGGGCTCTCCGCCCCGGGGAGCGCGGCGTGCGGCGGGCCCTGGCGCCGGCTGCGCAGC GTTCTCACAATGGCTGAGGATTTGAGAGCGGCGGTTGCCAGCCCGGCGAAGAGActgaacagcagcagtgagGTGGTTGAAAGGCTAGAAGAAAACGGACATCAAAATAAAAGGTTGAAGAGAGATGCGGATGAGGAAGACGTGGAGGATCAGAGTAAAAAGTCACCCAAAAGGAAGATTGTGTTGTTGATGGCGTATTCAGGGAAAGGCTACCATGGCATGCAA AGAAACGTGGGATCTTCGCAGTTCAAGACAATTGAAGATGACTTAGTATCTGCCCTTGTTCAGTCAGGCTGTATCCCAGAAAACCATGGGGAAGAtatgaagaaaatgtcttttcagcGGTGTGCTCGAACAGATAAG GGTGTGTCTGCAGCTGGACAGATTGTGTCGCTAAAGGTCAGGCTAATAGATGACATCTTAGAAAAGATCAATAACCATCTTCCTTCTCACATCAGAATTCTGG GTCTGAAGAGAGTCACTGGAGGATTCAACTCCAAGAACAAATGTGATGCCAGAACCTACTCTTACATGCTGCCAACATTTGCCTTTGCCCATAAAGACCACGATGTGCAAGAAGAGGTTTATCGACTGGACAAAGAGACCCTTGCAAAAGTCAATAAACTGCTTGCATGCTATAAAGGAACACACAACTTCCACAACTTCACATCTCAGAAGGGACCCAGGGACCCCAGTGCCAAGCGGTACATAATGGAGATGTACTGTGGAGAGCCGTTTGTGCGGGAAAACATGGAATTTGCAGTGATCAGAGTGAAAGGTCAGAGTTTCATGATGCACCAAATAAGGAAGATGATTGGGCTGGTGATAGCTATTGTGAAAGGTTATGCTGCTGAGTCTATCATAGAGcgcagctggggagaggagaaagtaGATGTCCCCAAAGCCCCAGGACTTGGGTTGGTCTTGGAAAGAGTacactttgaaaaatacaacAGACGTTTTGGAAATGATGGGCTGCATGAGCCACTGGAGtggacagaggaggaggagaagattgCTGTTTTCAAAGAGCAGTATATCTATCCTACCATTATCAGCacagaaagggaggagaaatcCATGGCAAACTGGCTAAACACCCTCTCCATTCATGACTTCAACTCTTCTGCTGTTGGGATGCAAGCTAACAACAAAAATTCAAAG AACAGCAGCGATCTTGAAGGCAGTGATGGTTGTGATGATGATTCCGACTGA
- the PUS1 gene encoding pseudouridylate synthase 1 homolog isoform X2 has product MAEDLRAAVASPAKRLNSSSEVVERLEENGHQNKRLKRDADEEDVEDQSKKSPKRKIVLLMAYSGKGYHGMQRNVGSSQFKTIEDDLVSALVQSGCIPENHGEDMKKMSFQRCARTDKGVSAAGQIVSLKVRLIDDILEKINNHLPSHIRILGLKRVTGGFNSKNKCDARTYSYMLPTFAFAHKDHDVQEEVYRLDKETLAKVNKLLACYKGTHNFHNFTSQKGPRDPSAKRYIMEMYCGEPFVRENMEFAVIRVKGQSFMMHQIRKMIGLVIAIVKGYAAESIIERSWGEEKVDVPKAPGLGLVLERVHFEKYNRRFGNDGLHEPLEWTEEEEKIAVFKEQYIYPTIISTEREEKSMANWLNTLSIHDFNSSAVGMQANNKNSKNSSDLEGSDGCDDDSD; this is encoded by the exons ATGGCTGAGGATTTGAGAGCGGCGGTTGCCAGCCCGGCGAAGAGActgaacagcagcagtgagGTGGTTGAAAGGCTAGAAGAAAACGGACATCAAAATAAAAGGTTGAAGAGAGATGCGGATGAGGAAGACGTGGAGGATCAGAGTAAAAAGTCACCCAAAAGGAAGATTGTGTTGTTGATGGCGTATTCAGGGAAAGGCTACCATGGCATGCAA AGAAACGTGGGATCTTCGCAGTTCAAGACAATTGAAGATGACTTAGTATCTGCCCTTGTTCAGTCAGGCTGTATCCCAGAAAACCATGGGGAAGAtatgaagaaaatgtcttttcagcGGTGTGCTCGAACAGATAAG GGTGTGTCTGCAGCTGGACAGATTGTGTCGCTAAAGGTCAGGCTAATAGATGACATCTTAGAAAAGATCAATAACCATCTTCCTTCTCACATCAGAATTCTGG GTCTGAAGAGAGTCACTGGAGGATTCAACTCCAAGAACAAATGTGATGCCAGAACCTACTCTTACATGCTGCCAACATTTGCCTTTGCCCATAAAGACCACGATGTGCAAGAAGAGGTTTATCGACTGGACAAAGAGACCCTTGCAAAAGTCAATAAACTGCTTGCATGCTATAAAGGAACACACAACTTCCACAACTTCACATCTCAGAAGGGACCCAGGGACCCCAGTGCCAAGCGGTACATAATGGAGATGTACTGTGGAGAGCCGTTTGTGCGGGAAAACATGGAATTTGCAGTGATCAGAGTGAAAGGTCAGAGTTTCATGATGCACCAAATAAGGAAGATGATTGGGCTGGTGATAGCTATTGTGAAAGGTTATGCTGCTGAGTCTATCATAGAGcgcagctggggagaggagaaagtaGATGTCCCCAAAGCCCCAGGACTTGGGTTGGTCTTGGAAAGAGTacactttgaaaaatacaacAGACGTTTTGGAAATGATGGGCTGCATGAGCCACTGGAGtggacagaggaggaggagaagattgCTGTTTTCAAAGAGCAGTATATCTATCCTACCATTATCAGCacagaaagggaggagaaatcCATGGCAAACTGGCTAAACACCCTCTCCATTCATGACTTCAACTCTTCTGCTGTTGGGATGCAAGCTAACAACAAAAATTCAAAG AACAGCAGCGATCTTGAAGGCAGTGATGGTTGTGATGATGATTCCGACTGA